In Nymphaea colorata isolate Beijing-Zhang1983 chromosome 10, ASM883128v2, whole genome shotgun sequence, the genomic stretch CCAATGAAACCAGAAGTGAGATAATAAGAAAGTCTGAAAATAACAATGATAATAATCACAGTAATATTAAAAAgataatattgtcaaaaaataAGTGTTTCATTGTTTAGACACTTTATAGAAAATAAGTCTAAGGGCCTTTTGGTCATTTCGCGGCAGAACACGCAACTCGTGTGTTCGTTGCCCAGAATAATGCGGATTGGGGGGCATAACTTTTTGGGCTTTCAAGCACATGATACATGCCGGAAATATGCATGCTTTGGATAAGGAAAGGCAGCTTTCAATAGATATCTAATATCAAGATgcaagattcttttttttttttccaccacctactttttttcattttttagtataacctccttttcattttttagtataAGCCTAAGCAATTTCAATAATATCATGGCATTCCACCCGTGACAATAGAACGTAAAAATCACCTTACGTAGATGGTATCGTAAAGTAATTTGTTCATTCTACCAACATAACATAGCTGAAACATATAACATAAGTGTTATGCTCATTTTGTTGATGGCAGGTAAATGCGCACTcaaattaaatcatgttttactATGGAAATTTATTcttaaaattgttttctttttttttactcttacattaaaaaaaacattactatTATTCCTTTCCTATTACTTAATTAAGATGGTAGCAAGAACGCTATATCATTCCACCCTCACCAATGAATATGCAAAACAAAGAGCGGAAGGGAGGCCTACAAGAATagttatttttacattgaaatttcatggttgttttttaaatttacatattggtgcttcttaaaaatctaaattatatcttttattgaaattttttagcTCCGCATTGTGCATTCTACTGAAAGTATTCTCAAAAGTGCAGGCTTTTTGACATTGACAACAGAAGTGAGACTTGTGCTGGGAAAAACAGATACGTGAAATTTACCTCAGAAATTTCGACAAAAGTAAGCACCAAACAGAAAATttgacccttttttttttccacaacttcaaattcttaacatttttttggttcaaCCCGCGCACGGATATATATTATATTCTATGTGCTCTGTCTTCCCCGCCTTTTTATATCCATAATTGTGTTGGCCCAACCAGGTGTGCACGTGTTCTTCGTTAACTATTTTCTagaaattttggaattttttattttatgtgttttttatataataaaaatgttttgcattaattttttaaattggtatCTTCTTTACCGGTTCATCCGAATCGTTTGAGCTCGCTGTTTCGATGACATGTGGTGGGGTCAATAATATTTGACAATGAAGCGTTGAAGGGCATTCAAGTACAGCGTTAGCTCAAGCTGTggacttttaaaaaaatggcaGAGTTGGTTGATAATTTCAGTATTTGCTAAGTTGGATATTGTTAAGAAAAGCAATGGAAGTTTGATTGCCCGCTCACATgcacataaataaaaaaaaaaaattgtaacatTAAGACTGTCTTAGTTCGTTGTGAGCATTTAATAGGGCCATTTCAGACAAGGTTTCACACTTAAACTTATGAAATCCAATCTTACTGCAAAGTTTTGGATACATCATATAACATcttaaaaatttagttttgtattgaAAAATTATACGAAACTTTTAAAGACAAGAAATTCTGGTTCGAAGACTGCCAAGATTGAGTTGAAGGAGGGAGATACCTTTTTTTCGAGGTTTAGAGATATTTTTAGATTTGTGTGAAGAGCAGTTCActtgtcaactaaagtgtcacgCAACCACCATTTGATGTCTCAAGAAACAGTGCCAATAAGAATCAAAATGTTGAAATGGTGATCAAACTTGCATCGGCTTGCAAATCTTATTTCAAATAGAGTTCCAACAATACATTGTTATtatatttgcaaaaaaaaatggagaaacatatgaaaaatcatgaatAAAGGAAAAGCgttcaaaagattttgaaaggtaataataatatatgaaCCGTCCAGAAGGAAGGGTAgggtgttttcttttgatacttttgtttttatgggagagcttttgtttttttacgaCTCGAGGATCTGAAACCCCGCAGAAATATTGCCAAAGTAGACTTGTGAACTGAATATCTTCAAGCTGATACGGTATCCAGATTCGGACTTGAGATGCTTAAAGAGATGTCAACAAGTTGATCTTACACTTAGACTTCCGCATTTGAAACGCCGACAAAAATCTCGGTAGGATATCGCCGAGTCCCAGATCGAGAGTTCCAAATCTCAAAGCGATGTCAACAAATGTTCTttcattcaagtttcaaacagTAAGATGGTCAATCCCAAAAAAGGTTGTTGACGGCAAGGTGGTCCACCACAGAGGGAGATCTGATGTTCAAATCTCATATTTGCTGTCATGActtaatgtatttatttttagtgCCGTAATAAGTCCCGAAACAAGCTCTATTAACCTTGAGGGTAATGGGCACAAGGGAGAAGCAGTAGTCTCTCTTAAGGGGAGAAGGCCGATAGAATGAACTACtcaccctttaaaaaaaaaaaacaacccaCCAAAGATGATCATCAAAGCTTGGTGCTACCGACTATATGCCAATGAACATGTATATGCTAAGAATTTTAGTTTAGCCGAATTAGTTGTCGGTAGATTCAATCACGGgtcgttcaatttttttttttaattacttttctTGGGTTCTTTTAGtatttgtttcatgtttttagtttgaaaatttgtgGAGTTCACATTGGTAAGAAATGATCATAAAAGTTACATGCACTAAATCCTGGAAACTAGCAACATTTGAAGAATAGATAAGATTTTTAAACAAACAAGTTAAGTGCTGAATCTCTCATCATCATAAAGCCTTGTTTTCCACATCTGAATGGACTCTGTTTTACAGAATTTCTTCTCTTTATcaagaagtttttctttttcctttttcttttcgtgGCTTTCACGCATTAGCAGAATCATATCCATTCAGGAGCTCTAAAGAGTAAAGCATAGCTGGTCGGGCTATTGAGTATGAAGCCTCCAGTTGATGGTGCATCATCTCTGCGTCATCTCACTCATAGGCATCGACACAGCCACAGAGCCTGGGGAGAGGGTTGGAAGGGGATGCTTGGGTTTGTATCGAGGCGGTAAAATGAAGTTCTCCCCATACTCACCCAAAAAGTGCATCCATCTAGTTAGACTATAAACTATAAAAcgtgtgctatatatatatatatatatgtgtgtgtgtgtgcacgcactCACGTGCATGTTtgtgtgttttttcttgtttattatcAGGATTGTGAcgtatttttttgttgattatcaGGATTGTGACATGCTGGATAGGAACAGAAATTCTTGGGCCCAAACCACCTAAATGGGTTTAGCGTAGACGTCACTGAAAAGTTGTTCTAAAAACAATGTTTATTCGCCTTAGGTACCTGCTTCTGTGGCTGTAGTTTTAAAAACAATGTTgggttttgttgttttcctaatACAGGACTCAGTTTTTGTGACAACTTccatatctgtgtgtgtgtgcatcaaAACAGGTAgctatcaaacatttatataacTTAATGGAAATTATCTGGACTATCTATTTTATGCAAATCAGTGTATAGAGAACACGTTGAAAATATAGAAGCCAAGCGGTTTTCTTAGGAGCCTCAGactttaacccaaaaaaaaaaaaactaaaattacctttttttaaaagaaaaaccaagacATTTGGTTAAAGAATAAACATCTTATCTTATAGTCGGACTCCACCATTGCTCTATGCACCTTTGGAAACTGATTTCTTGGACCAGAGATGGAGAACCTTGTAGAGCATTTTTCTTCCAACTTTTGCAAATTTCTTGTCAGTAGCGTTATTTGGCCTGATTCAACACAAGCATTTCAAATCGCAGCATCGATTTCAGGGTCTTTCTTTAGATTATTTACACCACCACGCAACAGCCAGATTTATGTAGTGAGGCGGATGAGAAAAAACAATCATCACACGGGAACATTAGATACTGCCACTAATAATGGCAACATCTAAACtgagaaaaataatgtcaatgaGATTTATTATTTTCTCGCGCTTTATGTTGAAACAACACAAAAACTTTCATTAAAATAAGCAACTAATATTCACAAAGGAAATCAATATAACAGAATACATTTTGTCAgctttcttttatttgtcaGCGTCTGCCATTAATAACCAGTTAGCACTTTTATTCTCTTGAATCTCTTCGACGGAGCGCTGAAATGAACTGGACCGCACCATTTCTTTTGACATGCAGTTAAGACAAAAATAGCAACCTGAAGCTTTCCAGGTGGCTGGAGGTAGGGTGAAAAAGCATGATGGACGTACTGGGTCTCTCACTCCGAGCATCATGCATTGGTGCTTGTTCGGAACCAAGAGCGTAAGAAGGGAAGGGCCAAACGGAGTCCTGCTGCCACAGCCCAACATTATGGTTCATCGCTGTACAGTCATTCAAGCTTCAGTCAAAAGTCATGACGCAGAGTTGCggctttctccttctcccttgGGATAGGCTCGAGAAAACTCTCAATCACAACTCATTCTCTGGAACCCTTCTGTTTTTTCATTAGTCACTAGGGAGGACAGACAGGTGCAACATTGCAGATACTCTGAGTTGCAAGTGCCGATGTTTCGTATTAGATTCATTTTGAACGGCTACCATATATCTCAAGATTGAGAATAAATGGATTGTGAGAAGTATGACGAAGGCAACCTTTGATAAGCCTTATACTAGTCATTTAGCAACACTTTGCCGGTCTCGCCCTTCCTCTGCCCCAAGCAAATTTTGCACCACAAGCTTCAATTTTGACTCGTACTGTGCATCTAACACCGAAACTGGGCAAATTCATGTTCCTTGTCTTTTCTCTTGTAAGCAACCCAAAGAAATTTAGTGTTTCTACTCAACCACATCGAATAACTCTTGGTTACTTTATTATAAGATCTAAGCACCTCAATGACTCCCTTGCTCTTCATTCACAGTCTTGTATATTCAGCAAAAGACATTCAGAAAGGCAAGCGACATAAAGAACTGACAGTCTAGCAACTTATCAAGAAATAGCATAACTGTTAAAGATCTTCAGATTCTGATCCTGAAATTCAGTTGGTTCTTTTTCTGTCTCCAAGTTTCATACTTTAATCCTATCCCAATCTCACCTCAACAATGATATTGGTTATTTTACAGCTTCAAGGAAGACAGGCTACACAGTTTTACCAGACACTTGCAGAAATTTCCATGAATTGCAGAATTGTGATGATTATCTATGCCCACAACCAGAAACTAACCACAAACCTCAATGCAACTAAAACCTGGTGTTTTGCTCAATCCTCTGTCTTTCATGTCAACACGTAAGTTATTAGCATCTAACCACTTTCCACTAGCTGCATAGATGTTAGAGAGTAACATGTACGACCCAAAATTTTGAGGGTCCAACTCAGAGAGCCTTCTACAAACCCTTTTGCCAAGTTCCTCATTGCCATATTCATGACATGCACCAAGAAGAGATTCCAGCATACCAGCAGAAGGCTCAAAAGGCATCCTGTTAACAAAATTATAGGCCTCTTCCAAATGACCGGCTCGACTGAAAAGATCAACCATGCACGCATAGTGCTCAGCTTTTGGCAGAATACCATACTCAGCGTACATAGAGTCAAAATGCAATTTACCTTTTTTAGTCAAGCCAGCATGACTACATGCTGACAGGATGCTAACAAAGATAACACTATCAGGCTTGATACCCTCCTGCTTCATCTGGGAGAATAGAGCATTAGCAGAAGATCCATCCCCATGCATTCCATACGCAGAAATCATTGTGCTCCAGGACACAAGATCCTTTTCTGGCATACTATTGAATATTGCTCGTGAGACTTTAATATTTCCACATCTGGCATGCATGTCTATAAGAGAATTACCCACACGAATATTATCCATGAATCCCTTTCGAATAGTGTAAGATGTTATACATTTCCCAAGATTTAGACTACCTAATTGAGAACAAGCTGATACCAACGCCAAAATTGTTGCAGTATCAGGTCTGGTACCTATTTTGATCATGTTGATAAAAGCAGTCATGGCAGTTCCAGCATATCCATTCTGGATATATTGAGACATAATTGCGTTCCAGACCACAACATTTCTCTTATCAGCCATCTTATAGAGTAAGGATGAAGCACACATATTTCCAAACCTACCATACATGCATATTAAAGATGTGAGGAGAGAGGCATCGTGTACAAAACCTGCTCTAACAGCAAATGCATGTATTGACTTCCCATGGATGTGAAACTGGCATATTGGCAGAATATTCAGCAAAGTCACAGAATTAGGCTTCATCTTCTCTAACTGCATTTGCTTGAACAATGCCATCACCTCTTTAAATAAGCCATGGATACCATAACCGGTCATCATTGTATTCCATGACACAATGCTTTTTGTTGTCATGCCCTCAAATAACAACAACCCACATTCTAGGTCACCGCACTTGGTATACATGGTGATAAGTGCATTCACAAGGGATGTGTCAGAGTCAAATCCAACTTTGATAATCAACCCATGAATAGATTTCCCTTCAGGCAAGTTCTCTGTGGCATGGTAAATTGGAAGAATATTGATAAAAGTAACAATGTCAAACCTGAAGTCTGTGaattgcatttgacaaaaaagTTTGCAGGCTTCAAGAAATTCTCCATTTCGAATGTAGCCAGACATCATGGTGTTCCACGAGACAACATTTCTAGAAGGcatggttttgaaaattgtcaCAGCAGTAGTAATATCACCACAGTCAGCATACATGGACAGAAGTGCATTCAACAGGTTAATGTATGAGTTACATCCATTTATAATGCTAGATGCGTGAACAGATTTGCCCAAGTGCAAGTCTTGCAGCTGTGTGCATATGGAAACAAGACCAACCAATGACACTGTGTCAAACTTTACACAAGCAGCTTGCATGCCCTTAAGGGCATTCAATGCCTCATTCAGCCTACCGTTTTGAATATAGGCCGAAACCATAGCATTCCAAGTCAGCCTGTTCTTTTCAATCATCCTGTCAAACATACATTCTGCAATATCCAACTCACCAAGCTTTGCGTACATGGATAAAAGGGCAGTTCCAACCGACGTGTTCAACTGAAACCCATGCTTAATTCCAACACCATGAAGTGATTCACACAAACAATTGTTGCTCAAACTACCACACGATGGAATTACACTGACCAGAGTGACCAAGTCAGGTTTCACATTTGTACGAATCATTCCTCTGAAAATAGTTAAGGCTTCAGCAGGCAGTTCATTCTGTGCATAACCAGAAATCATGGAATTCCAAACCAAAACGTCCTTCTCGTTTGCCTCATTAAACAACTGACGGCACATCTCCAGATGTCCAGAATTGGCATACATGGTAATGAGAGTAGGCACCAAAGTCTCATTCTCATTAAGCCCAATTTTAACAGCAAAACCGTGAACAGACTTTCCAACCTCTACAGCACCCAACCGACCACACAGTGGG encodes the following:
- the LOC116263448 gene encoding pentatricopeptide repeat-containing protein At2g03380, mitochondrial-like; this encodes MALRPWIRRHFLLAITPQPPFFPPFRPSRRLSVCIFPPFKSISNSTNVTNLLSALLATSKTPGTLYQLCSILKGSGCVGDQYFLKEIMKPGRSRVHLWNLVIRFHSANGFSWNVVRLYAFMKECHCSPDEFTYPLVVKACVGIWNLRLVEAIHSEVVKSGFRSDFFVQTSLVDGYCKFGVMWAASQVFDRMVQRDLVCWNALLCGYARCGDINANFETFRQILLMGFMPSVSTLVSLLPLCGRLGAVEVGKSVHGFAVKIGLNENETLVPTLITMYANSGHLEMCRQLFNEANEKDVLVWNSMISGYAQNELPAEALTIFRGMIRTNVKPDLVTLVSVIPSCGSLSNNCLCESLHGVGIKHGFQLNTSVGTALLSMYAKLGELDIAECMFDRMIEKNRLTWNAMVSAYIQNGRLNEALNALKGMQAACVKFDTVSLVGLVSICTQLQDLHLGKSVHASSIINGCNSYINLLNALLSMYADCGDITTAVTIFKTMPSRNVVSWNTMMSGYIRNGEFLEACKLFCQMQFTDFRFDIVTFINILPIYHATENLPEGKSIHGLIIKVGFDSDTSLVNALITMYTKCGDLECGLLLFEGMTTKSIVSWNTMMTGYGIHGLFKEVMALFKQMQLEKMKPNSVTLLNILPICQFHIHGKSIHAFAVRAGFVHDASLLTSLICMYGRFGNMCASSLLYKMADKRNVVVWNAIMSQYIQNGYAGTAMTAFINMIKIGTRPDTATILALVSACSQLGSLNLGKCITSYTIRKGFMDNIRVGNSLIDMHARCGNIKVSRAIFNSMPEKDLVSWSTMISAYGMHGDGSSANALFSQMKQEGIKPDSVIFVSILSACSHAGLTKKGKLHFDSMYAEYGILPKAEHYACMVDLFSRAGHLEEAYNFVNRMPFEPSAGMLESLLGACHEYGNEELGKRVCRRLSELDPQNFGSYMLLSNIYAASGKWLDANNLRVDMKDRGLSKTPGFSCIEVCG